The region CGGGGGCGCGCCACGCGGTACGCTGCCGGGCATGACCGCCCCCGACCCCACCCCGCGTCCCGAGGCGCCGCCCCGCCGCCGCCCACTGTGGGTGGCCGCCGGGTTCCTGCTGACCGGACTGGGCGTGCTGGGCCTGCTGCTCCCCGGCTTCCCCGGCACCGTGTGGTTCGTGCTGGCCGCCGCCGCGTTCTCACGGGGCGACCCCCGCTGGGAGGCTTGGCTGCTCTCCCGCCCCGTCGTGGGCGCGCTGGTGCGCGACTACCGCGCGGGGCTGGGCATGCCGCTGCGGGCCAAGTGGATCGCCTGCACCTGCATCGCGGTGGCGGTGGCGTTCAGCCTGCCGCGCATTCCCGTCCTGATCGGACAGGTCGCGTGGGTGCTGGTGGGACTGGCGGGCGTGGCGTACATCACCATGAAGATTCCCACGCGCC is a window of Deinococcus grandis DNA encoding:
- a CDS encoding YbaN family protein, which encodes MTAPDPTPRPEAPPRRRPLWVAAGFLLTGLGVLGLLLPGFPGTVWFVLAAAAFSRGDPRWEAWLLSRPVVGALVRDYRAGLGMPLRAKWIACTCIAVAVAFSLPRIPVLIGQVAWVLVGLAGVAYITMKIPTRRDPPRGA